Proteins encoded by one window of Emticicia oligotrophica DSM 17448:
- a CDS encoding serine hydrolase, with protein sequence MKKIIFALIIASSSIFSSQAQAITSPEIDALVERTLKTFDVPGIAVAVIKDDKVIHAKGYGVRSLRTGQKVDENTLFGVASNSKAYTAAALGMLVDEKKISWDTKVTDIIPEFKLYNPYVTEEFTVRDLLCHRSGMGLGAGDLMMWPDSSNFTKADIIHNLRFLKPVSSFRTKYDYDNNLYIVAGEVVARVAGISWEEFVEKRIMQPLGMNKSAASLGRVKDKSNVIDPHAPVNGKVQAIGIDWSETANAAGGIYSSVADMSKWVIAQINGGKYGDGTKRLFSQDVHEEMWTPQTIIPVRGQNAYNTHFSAYGLGWFLSDVKGYKQATHTGGLAGIVTQVTILPELKLGIIVFTNQQVGAAFSAITNTIKDSYLGMPKVDRVAEYHARVVAANENAKKITDEIWKTIEAQPKSNAKVDPNLYVGTYRDAWFGDIIISLKNGKMFFDSKRSPRLSGEMLYYKGNTFVVKWNDRSLDADAYVKFSLDTEGKAAGAIMEAISPLTDFSFDFQDLEFKVVK encoded by the coding sequence ATGAAAAAAATCATTTTTGCCCTTATAATTGCCTCATCAAGCATTTTTTCTAGTCAAGCACAGGCAATCACATCACCCGAAATAGATGCTTTAGTTGAGCGTACTTTAAAAACTTTTGATGTGCCAGGTATAGCAGTGGCCGTTATTAAAGACGATAAAGTGATTCACGCCAAAGGTTATGGCGTTCGTTCACTACGTACGGGTCAGAAAGTTGATGAAAATACACTTTTCGGGGTAGCATCAAATAGTAAAGCATACACGGCAGCCGCTTTAGGAATGTTGGTAGATGAAAAGAAAATAAGTTGGGATACGAAGGTAACCGACATTATTCCCGAATTTAAACTTTATAATCCATACGTAACAGAAGAGTTTACGGTTCGAGACCTCCTTTGTCATCGAAGTGGAATGGGTTTAGGAGCTGGTGATTTGATGATGTGGCCAGATTCAAGCAATTTTACGAAGGCTGATATCATTCATAATTTAAGATTTTTGAAACCTGTATCAAGTTTTCGTACCAAATATGACTACGATAATAACTTATACATTGTTGCTGGTGAGGTAGTTGCACGAGTGGCTGGTATTTCGTGGGAAGAATTTGTTGAGAAACGAATCATGCAACCATTAGGTATGAATAAAAGTGCTGCTTCTTTAGGAAGGGTGAAAGATAAATCGAATGTAATTGACCCGCACGCCCCAGTGAATGGAAAAGTACAAGCCATTGGTATTGATTGGAGCGAAACAGCTAATGCCGCAGGCGGAATTTATAGCAGTGTTGCCGATATGAGCAAATGGGTAATCGCCCAAATAAATGGTGGAAAATATGGCGATGGTACAAAAAGATTGTTTAGTCAAGATGTGCATGAAGAAATGTGGACACCTCAGACAATTATACCTGTTCGTGGACAGAATGCCTATAATACGCATTTTTCTGCTTATGGTTTGGGTTGGTTTTTGAGCGATGTAAAGGGCTATAAACAAGCAACTCACACAGGAGGTTTAGCAGGAATTGTAACACAAGTAACGATTTTACCCGAATTAAAACTTGGCATCATTGTTTTTACTAATCAACAAGTTGGAGCAGCTTTTTCGGCCATAACAAATACGATTAAAGATAGCTACTTGGGTATGCCAAAAGTAGATAGAGTGGCCGAATACCATGCAAGAGTAGTAGCCGCCAACGAAAATGCCAAGAAAATAACTGATGAAATTTGGAAGACCATTGAGGCTCAACCAAAAAGTAATGCAAAAGTTGACCCTAATCTATACGTAGGTACTTACCGTGATGCGTGGTTTGGTGATATTATTATTTCATTGAAAAATGGAAAAATGTTTTTCGATTCAAAACGTTCACCTCGTTTATCTGGAGAAATGCTTTATTACAAAGGAAATACTTTCGTTGTAAAATGGAATGACCGAAGCCTCGATGCTGATGCCTATGTGAAATTTAGCTTAGACACCGAAGGTAAGGCGGCTGGTGCAATTATGGAAGCTATTTCCCCTCTGACTGATTTTAGCTTCGATTTTCAGGATTTAGAATTTAAAGTAGTCAAATAA
- the gnd gene encoding phosphogluconate dehydrogenase (NAD(+)-dependent, decarboxylating): protein MQIGLVGLGKMGYNLALNLRNNGYEVVAHDVNDASVDKIGEEGGIIGAYSLESLCSKLKGRKVIWLMVPSGEIVEGVIDELAEYLKPKDIVIDGGNSNFKDSVRRYNALKEKQIEFLDCGTSGGTSGALNGACTMIGGDKSTFDYVEKVFKDISLENGYLYTGEAGSGHFVKMVHNGIEYGMMQAIAEGFEVFEKSNYDLDFEAVAKLFNHGSVVRGWLMELTENAFRKDAKLDAIKGIMHSSGEGKWTLETALDMGVATPVIALSLMMRYRSQQTDTFSGKVVAALRNEFGGHAVEKNE from the coding sequence ATGCAAATCGGACTTGTTGGACTCGGAAAAATGGGTTATAATTTAGCTCTTAACCTCAGAAACAATGGATATGAAGTGGTAGCACACGATGTAAATGATGCCTCGGTTGATAAAATCGGTGAAGAAGGAGGTATAATCGGAGCTTATTCATTGGAGAGTCTTTGTAGTAAACTTAAAGGCCGAAAAGTTATTTGGTTGATGGTACCATCGGGCGAAATCGTAGAAGGTGTTATTGATGAATTGGCGGAATATCTCAAACCTAAAGATATTGTTATTGACGGAGGTAATTCGAATTTTAAAGATTCTGTAAGAAGATATAATGCACTCAAGGAGAAACAAATCGAATTTCTTGATTGCGGCACGAGCGGTGGCACGAGTGGAGCTTTGAATGGTGCATGTACGATGATTGGCGGAGATAAATCTACGTTCGACTACGTTGAAAAAGTATTTAAGGATATTTCGCTAGAAAACGGTTATCTATACACTGGAGAAGCAGGTAGTGGGCATTTTGTAAAAATGGTTCACAATGGTATTGAATATGGTATGATGCAAGCCATTGCTGAAGGGTTTGAGGTATTTGAAAAATCCAACTATGACCTTGATTTTGAGGCAGTTGCCAAATTATTCAACCATGGTTCGGTTGTGCGAGGGTGGTTAATGGAGCTCACAGAAAATGCTTTCAGAAAAGATGCTAAACTAGATGCTATTAAAGGCATTATGCACTCATCGGGCGAAGGGAAATGGACACTCGAAACTGCACTTGATATGGGCGTGGCCACTCCTGTTATTGCACTTTCATTGATGATGCGTTATCGCTCTCAACAAACTGATACTTTTTCAGGGAAAGTTGTGGCCGCTCTAAGGAATGAATTTGGTGGCCACGCAGTAGAGAAAAATGAGTAA
- a CDS encoding gluconokinase, whose protein sequence is MYFTGLDIGTTSTKAVVFDISGRVIAQKSINYQMIHSHPDWSEQNPDEIYNAVKECLDYLGKRSLIQYVSFSSAMHSIMAVDETGTPLTNLILWADNRAIQIANELKTSEIGQEIYHRTGTPIHPFSFLCKILWLKEHEPSIFKQTHQFIGIKEYVWFKLFGHYEIDYSLASATGMMNISNLEWDTMALALVGISANKFPTIVSPTFSRTMANKRFFMGAADGPLANLGTGAISPNKMALTIGTSGAVRVCSTTPYTDSQMRTFNYLLTDNQHIIGGATNNGAVILQWLKEQLLQTDESIEKLIENAEKVPMGADRLLFLPYLLGERAPIWNAEARGIFFGLSINHSQAHLTRAVLEGLILNIYSVGKILMEQNPITEICASGGFAKSSFWLQLVADIFQKKVVVSENVESSAWGAVILALQGLELEPKNAIQNTAKVFLPDESKATFYTELHQKFERIYLKMKDEF, encoded by the coding sequence TTGTATTTCACAGGACTTGACATCGGTACAACTAGTACTAAAGCCGTTGTTTTTGACATTTCGGGCCGAGTTATTGCTCAAAAAAGCATTAATTACCAAATGATTCACTCCCACCCCGATTGGAGTGAGCAAAATCCCGACGAAATTTATAATGCAGTAAAAGAGTGTCTCGATTATTTGGGAAAACGTTCACTCATTCAATACGTAAGCTTTTCATCGGCCATGCACAGCATCATGGCAGTTGATGAAACGGGCACTCCCCTGACCAATCTTATTCTTTGGGCTGACAATAGAGCCATTCAAATAGCCAATGAGTTAAAAACTAGCGAAATTGGTCAAGAAATCTACCACCGAACGGGCACACCCATTCACCCATTTTCTTTTCTCTGTAAAATATTATGGTTAAAAGAGCACGAACCTAGCATTTTTAAGCAAACACATCAATTTATTGGTATTAAAGAATATGTTTGGTTTAAGCTCTTCGGTCATTATGAAATTGACTACTCTTTGGCATCAGCTACGGGTATGATGAATATTTCAAATCTTGAATGGGATACAATGGCTCTTGCATTAGTAGGAATTTCAGCCAACAAATTCCCGACGATTGTCTCTCCTACTTTTAGTCGAACAATGGCCAATAAACGGTTTTTCATGGGTGCGGCAGATGGTCCATTAGCTAACCTTGGAACTGGAGCGATTTCGCCAAATAAAATGGCATTAACCATTGGTACAAGTGGTGCAGTAAGGGTTTGCTCGACAACCCCTTACACTGATTCACAAATGCGAACTTTCAACTACCTATTAACCGATAATCAGCACATCATTGGTGGGGCCACTAATAACGGTGCTGTGATATTACAATGGTTGAAAGAACAATTATTACAAACAGATGAGTCTATTGAAAAATTAATCGAAAACGCAGAAAAAGTACCTATGGGTGCCGATAGACTTTTATTTTTACCCTACCTTTTAGGCGAAAGAGCACCCATTTGGAATGCAGAAGCTAGAGGTATTTTCTTTGGTTTAAGTATCAATCATTCTCAAGCACATCTCACAAGAGCTGTTTTAGAAGGTTTAATTTTAAATATTTATTCCGTTGGTAAAATCTTAATGGAGCAAAACCCTATTACTGAAATATGTGCTAGTGGAGGCTTTGCTAAAAGTAGTTTTTGGCTTCAGCTAGTAGCAGATATTTTTCAAAAAAAGGTAGTGGTAAGCGAGAACGTCGAAAGTTCAGCTTGGGGAGCAGTAATTTTAGCCTTACAAGGTTTAGAATTAGAACCTAAAAATGCTATTCAGAATACAGCAAAAGTTTTCTTACCTGATGAAAGCAAAGCAACTTTTTATACTGAATTACATCAAAAATTTGAAAGAATTTATTTAAAAATGAAAGATGAGTTTTAG
- a CDS encoding metallophosphoesterase family protein — protein sequence MNRKEFLKQISFASILLADGSVIPAFASDFSNKKTTLRFVVASDGHFGQPKTEYKDFFNTFTHNVNSQHRQHKFDFCVINGDIIHDDVNFLATAKSHFDDLEMPYFVTQGNHDHATPEQWERVWGVPLNYDYVLGNNAFLFGTTSNLEGKYLSPDVEWFSQKLEQYKKKKNIFIFVHITPVKWTDNGVDAKEFQALLSKYKNVKAVFNGHDHDQEGIKTHEGIPYLFDSHFGGNWGTSYRGFRIVELQKDNSILTYLMNPTTKINEATL from the coding sequence ATGAACCGTAAAGAGTTTCTCAAACAAATATCATTCGCAAGCATACTTTTAGCAGATGGCAGCGTTATTCCTGCATTTGCAAGTGATTTTTCTAATAAAAAGACAACACTACGTTTTGTTGTTGCTTCCGATGGGCACTTTGGTCAACCCAAAACCGAATACAAAGATTTTTTCAATACTTTCACCCACAATGTTAATTCTCAGCATCGTCAACATAAATTTGACTTTTGTGTAATCAATGGCGATATCATTCATGATGATGTTAATTTTCTTGCCACAGCCAAAAGTCATTTCGATGACCTTGAAATGCCTTATTTTGTTACTCAAGGAAACCATGACCACGCTACACCCGAGCAGTGGGAAAGAGTTTGGGGTGTTCCTCTAAATTATGACTACGTATTGGGAAATAATGCTTTTCTTTTTGGAACAACCTCTAATTTAGAGGGGAAATACTTATCTCCTGATGTTGAGTGGTTCAGTCAAAAACTTGAGCAATACAAAAAGAAGAAAAATATCTTTATCTTCGTTCATATCACTCCTGTCAAGTGGACAGATAATGGTGTTGATGCGAAAGAATTTCAAGCCTTACTCAGCAAATACAAAAATGTAAAAGCTGTTTTCAACGGACATGACCACGACCAAGAGGGTATTAAAACCCATGAAGGTATTCCATATTTGTTCGATTCTCATTTTGGGGGAAACTGGGGAACTTCTTACAGAGGCTTTAGAATCGTAGAACTTCAAAAAGATAATAGCATACTCACTTACCTAATGAACCCGACAACAAAAATTAACGAAGCAACCTTATAA
- a CDS encoding peptidylglycine monooxygenase produces MKQYLTRRNFLKITGVSTALAAFPEISYGKNDEIIIGHNSHKYKVVVGWGVLDAGKNPVNDCHEMVEDAKGRLIMLGNETKNNVLIYDKAGKLLETWGNSYPGGHGLTLINEGGEQFLLICDTDRNQVIKTDLKGKEIFKIEYPKETGKYNYPGQFKPTESAVNPVNGDIYVTDGYGLNYVIQYDSKGRYIKHWGGSGDANDKFKCNHGVVVDTRNKQNPTLIVTSRIENCWKRFTLDGQFISKISLPGTYICRPVIKGENLYGAAFRSTSDSYPDSGYIQILDKNDRVVSTPGGSEPVYQNNQLQEQRKQDPFKVFLHPHDVCIDSDDNIYVPQWASRKTYPIKLERV; encoded by the coding sequence ATGAAACAGTACCTAACACGACGAAATTTCTTGAAAATTACAGGAGTTTCAACCGCCTTGGCGGCATTCCCAGAAATAAGCTATGGCAAAAATGACGAGATAATTATTGGGCATAATTCGCATAAATACAAAGTAGTTGTTGGATGGGGCGTATTAGATGCTGGGAAAAACCCAGTAAACGATTGTCACGAAATGGTTGAAGATGCCAAAGGTCGTTTAATCATGCTTGGAAATGAAACAAAGAATAATGTATTGATTTATGATAAAGCAGGTAAACTGCTAGAAACTTGGGGTAATTCTTACCCCGGAGGGCACGGACTCACGCTTATTAATGAAGGAGGCGAACAATTCCTATTGATTTGTGATACAGATAGAAATCAAGTAATAAAAACCGATTTAAAAGGTAAAGAAATTTTTAAGATTGAATACCCAAAAGAAACTGGCAAGTATAATTATCCCGGCCAATTTAAACCAACAGAAAGTGCCGTAAATCCAGTGAATGGAGATATTTATGTAACTGATGGTTATGGTTTAAACTACGTAATACAATACGATTCTAAGGGAAGGTATATCAAACACTGGGGTGGAAGTGGTGATGCAAATGATAAATTCAAATGTAATCATGGCGTGGTGGTAGATACACGAAACAAGCAGAATCCTACGCTAATTGTTACTTCAAGAATTGAAAATTGTTGGAAACGTTTCACCCTTGACGGTCAATTTATTTCGAAAATAAGTTTACCGGGTACTTATATTTGTAGACCTGTAATTAAAGGCGAAAACCTATATGGTGCAGCTTTTCGATCAACTTCTGATTCTTACCCTGACTCTGGTTACATTCAGATTTTAGATAAAAATGACCGTGTAGTTTCAACTCCAGGAGGAAGTGAGCCAGTTTATCAAAATAATCAATTACAAGAACAACGCAAACAAGACCCATTTAAGGTTTTCTTGCATCCTCATGATGTATGTATTGATTCAGATGATAATATTTATGTGCCACAATGGGCTTCAAGAAAGACCTATCCGATAAAATTGGAAAGAGTTTAA